The window AAGAACAATTTTCGAACCTACTGGACAGATTGTGGAAAGGGGTAAGTCAAAATGTAGCAGAGAATCTCAAATCAGGATTTAGAGCAACTGGTTTGCATCCTGCAAATCCCGACGAAGTTTTGAAGCGCATTCCTAGTGGACTAGAAGATGCAGACATCGAAAGAGTCTTAGACAACAGCTTGGTTGATTTGTTGAAAGAGCACTGTGGAACAGGGGTTGAGAAAAAACGCAAAAGGGGAAAAAAGTCGAACCTGGAAGTGATGCGTCTCGCACTGTTACAGACcctaatatttttgaaaatcctctAACCATTCCTGAGGAATTTCGGACTACAGCCGAAGAACCAAGACCTTCTTCATCTACCAAAACCATGCACTCAGCAACTCCCTACCAGGAAAAgcaagagagaaagaaagaCTAATAACCCCCAGTGTGGTATCTGCAAGATTAATTGGAAATACTACAGAGGCGCAATTGATTGGATACAATGCACGAAGTGTCGAGCTTGGATTTTTGGACTCTGTAATAAAGATAGCAAAGACCCTTATTTTGAATGCGAATGGTGTGAGGATTCCGAAGACAATGAATCTCCAGTCGATGACACTGTTGCCGACAAGGACTTCCTagttgacaataataattaggcagtgttttgtttttatttcacttgtgattttttcaaagaatgtgCCTTATTTTACAAAAGTTTTCCTAgataaagtttgtttattttttaattagtacagaatttctttttaagtttcatatattttgacaatatattattttttctttaaaaatattaatttttaattggttGTAACAGTGGCCcttgttataggttttttttcatatgattAAGGGGTAACATGCACAAAATATGCTTTAGAATgcaatttataaacattttttcatgGATTTGCAAGTTGCCCCAACCATGGGGTAACTTGCACACCCcacaaacacattttttttgggACTAATGGATGcattcttctaatttttatacCAGCCATGGGTAATAATAGGTCGGtacaatgtaatttttgcaaagttGTAAAGTTACAATGTACGGGGGTACATTGGGAAATGTGCTAAAAACGTGTGCAAGTAGCCCCAGTTTACAGTACTTTTTCTATACTGATAGCTCATTTGAGCGTCAAAAATGATGGATGATCGGAATGAATTGATGCTTATTGTATTAAATATcgtaagaaaaatactattttaaggTGATTCAGTCATGAATGAAGAGATGAAAGGATATGCTCTATTTGAAGTGGGATTGAGATTCAATATGAAATAATGCATGTTATATGTATTGATACAAACAAatgaaaaatccaattttttagATATGATAACGTATAATTCCATGTAATTATGGTGGATTGTAAACTGATGCATGTGAATGGACTGATTCAAATTTCGcgagaaaaatacaatttcaggTTGATTTAGATAGTGCTAAAGTCATACAaggaaaacgttaaaaaaatctatgtttTTCATATTTCCAGACCTGATTAATGAAGAAATGGTCATAAACATAATAAGTTTGCCTTTTACGTTTGAATATGATTATTCATGAATAATGAAGgatgataataaattaataaatgttaagaaaggttaaattaaacaatatgttttccgaaaaaatatttattaaataaaaacaaaagaagaaaTTAAGTAGAAAATGTACatcaaaaagaagaaagtaACTATACAAAGGACTATTTCTTtggaaatatattaatttatacactatctacacttaaacggtaaaaaaaatctataatttacaataaaagtattaaagtaCAAACAACAATATAATTAAGTTCCTTTGTCACATTTTATATACAGAATATTGTTCACatgaaattttgaaacttgtacatatataaaaataaatacaatatatcaCACATATACACAGAAACAAATGGACAAAACAACAATATTCTATATAGTTATTATATACAAGGTACGGTTCGATTGCAACAATTgattatatattttacaaaaatatattatggtAGGTATATAATGATCACATTTTTCACTGAACGGAATACATAGTATTTTTAATACCCGTTAAACAACTTTATGCGTGAGGCGCGAAAAATACCAAGAATTAACCGTTCTTTGGTACTTTTCACCTCTGgtaattaaatattgcaaaaagaaaataaataaaataaaatatattaaaaaaaaacttcgaaaacgtaacattattttatttctgggAGATCCACTGTCGTATATATTACACCTTAGGCCTTTCAGGTCTAAAAagtttaatcaatttaaaaaactagaatttaagTAACATTTTAACAACCATTCATTAGACTATAGCCTTTAAGCATCATTgtcattaagaaaattttagattttggtcTCTTGCCATTGGACTAATACGACATCTGTCATAGTTGCGATTAAGGATGAACTGCGATCATTCAGATATTATCCTCTCATACtccaaagttgtttttttaataatttttgacagttgTGGCATAATTGTCACATGTCATAGCTTTCAAAAGGTAATAACAGTAATTTTCTGTGTAAATGCCAagataataaagatttaagaaatattgtttttcaggTAAAAAATGCGAGGACTAAATGCGTTTCCTCATATTTCCTTGCTCTACTATGCAATTATTTTCATCTAATACTCATAATGTTACGTCATCTATCATAACTGTCGACAGACAGATGACAACTATGACATTTAGCAACAACCTCTTAACTGTCAGTCTTATATTTGTCAATTAAACCGCCAAGTGTGCCATTGTTGCCAATAAAAGACTGCCTAGATGTACTTCTGCAGTAAGAAAGTTATTTTTAGAAATCTCGTTTAATTTCTGGAATTAAATAGCAACAATGGTGCACTCTagttatattaaatgaaatcttAACCTAAAAACTTTTGCAGGTTAAGTCAAGATAAAGcatcttgtttaaaaaattagtttcgcTCTCAGGCCTTCTTATTGGTTGAATTGAAAAATAGGCAGAGGCGGATTTGAAACCTAAAGAAATGTcactaaagtaaaaaatattaatttacactaaaatgccttttaactattagaaacctaaaaaaattaggtgAATTACCTGACTGATAAGAACCACCGGTGACCCGCTTATCGatgtttttgttttcagatTAACTGATAAGCGAACACACCTTGCACGCTAAAAGATCTACATCTTACGTGgcttaaaaaacgttttatatTCGGTTTGTGTGCCTTGTGGATTAGGTGACATTTATTCTAGATAACAATTATCACCTCtagaaataacatttttatttatctttaatagcagAACGACAGATTGGAAAATGGAGACGAGATGATACCGAAGAAGCCCAATGTCCAAGAAACCAATATCCAATGACGGTGATAATTCGCATCGCcgtcatttatttaaataaagaattaaagcTTCCTAAGGCCACGATAAAAAATggccttaatttaaattacttattactaaaattatccTAGACTTACTAAACTAATTAAGGTAACTTTTATTGCTACGGCCCGTAGTCGTGAACTATATCCATCATCCGCTGCCGGTTATCTTCGGACCTGAAACAAAGAGAATCAACTGTTAGTATTTCCTTGAAATATTAAATTCGTATGTATATCTTATTCTTAATAGCTATCTATTTTATAGTAAGCATCTTAGAAACCAGTTGTTTCTCTAAGAAGTGCTAGGGCGTAAAAAGAATCACCGATGAAGAGATTGACTTTAGCCAGTGGAATTTCTATCAAATAGCAGTTCCTGGATACGTCAGTACTGGAAGCAAGACTTAACCAGAAAACATCTTTACCGGAAATGTTTTTTTCGCAGGACATCTTCTGAGTGGGAGAAGAGTTAGAAGTACTGAAACTACGATTCGAATATACCGAACATATATTTGAATGAAGTAGGGATAAGATTATTggcgttttaaaatttgattaaagtAACCCtgataactttaatttaaacatcTTTATTCCTGGGATTTACTCAAGACTGGAACTCAGagatctatttaaataaaagaaagttAATAAGATGAAGGAGTTCAGAGGTTCTGAGGTGCTGATCCAGTTTTTGTATCCAGATGTCTGAGTTAAAATCTTGGATTACTTCCTGGGATCTTATGTTAATTCTTAtgaaatgataaatattttaaatgttacgATGACGATCATTTTTTGTTTGtccaattttttctaatttttatatcaattcaacattaaaatcaagaaaacatgaaaaaagtctaataaattGACTAGCAACTGaggcatttaattaaaaattactgtaataaatttatttatttaagaagttttttaaattttgaatctCTCTAATCTCAGATTAAATAAGTACATTGAAATGAAATATAACAATGACTATGCATTGACACAaggcttttaatatttattgcgACAAAGCACTGATTTTGAATGGTCATGATGTCTTTGCAAATGATATATTCTTAGTGATCCTTGAAGATCCATGGATCAAGAATATCTCAGATTTGTAAGTAAAGATTTTGTTGGTCTATAGTATATTTTTGCTAAGGAACGAAACGTATTTGTTCTTCTATATGCACTGCATATTGAAAGAAGACACAAGATTAACGTACTAGGAAGCTAAGACCACTAAAGTCTGTTTTACCTAATGACAGTTACGGGAGGTTTTTAATCTAACTTTTCATTGATCAAGATGAAATTGAAGATAATTGATTTATGTTTCCTTAAAAGTGTTGGAGATTGACTTAAAAAAGTTCTGGCAACATAATCACCCAATTCATGTTTTGCacaatattaatgaaacaattaatatttatatttacggTAGTACAAATTATGATTTTAGTATAGTTGGGTTAAATTGTTTATCCAAaaaatttatagcaaaaaatgcCAAGGCAATACCAAATATCCGGTCTTTCTTATGGCTTGAAAAACGAGAACTTTATTTGatacaaataaatcacaataCATGCCCAATTATTCTAGCCATATGTCGTTAATTGGCATGTAAATCtgaccttaaaaaatatttatcaattatttctatattaagTAGACACTCTGTGGATCTATTAGATTTTTGTCTCTGTAGTTTGCAATTGGAACCGTTTGCAATCCATATCAATCCATATCAATAATTCGATTATgtttgttcaaatttttttaaataagttatagaTGGCTCCACTGTTAACAATAAGATATTATAAAGTGAAGTTTCAGAGAAACTGCAGGAACTTAATGAAGTTCtgcataattatttatttagatgaaaacagtgattttataattatttttaatcatatttttattatttttaaaacagtagcAAATTATTAGGAAATATAGGTTCTTTAAGATTGTAAATATCATAACGTTTGAAACATTATAGTTCAGTTAGAGATCAAATTATTTatgggaaattaaaaaattagcacccagaaattagatttatttctagtttttgCCTTCCCTTAGCACATTTCCAGATATTgttgtaaaataatttgactcCCACCAAAAGTGCTCAAAAAGCAATTAACTTTTTTCGCGCCTATTAGATTCCCActaatctaattttttattaaaatatgccaaaaaagacgaaaaatataacgaaaaaaaaagacTCTTACATATGTTGCTGCTGCTGCAACTGGAACGTATCCAAATGCTTATTAATTTCCCTATGAACGTGTTCCGGTAACGCGCCCATTGACACATTCGAAAACAGACTCCTCAACACGTTTAACTCCTCCGTCAACAGTTCTATCCTCTTCTGTAGTCTTTCGttctcttttattaaaattttcactttttcctCCGTTTCCCGCGTCCTCACTTTTGCCTTTTCCCTGCTTTTTCTCACCGCGATATTGTTCCTTTCCCTCCTCCTCCTGTACTCGTCACTATTTTTATCACAAGGTTTCATATTCTTCCTGGACACGTGCTGGTTGAGCATCGACGATTTATTTTTCATCGCGCTCATGTTGATTTGGTGATGGATCACAGGACTAGGGTTTAGGGTGGTGAAGGTGGGATTCGAAGGATAACCTCCTGGGATCCCATAATTGTTAGGGAGAATGCTACAGGAGGTTTGGCGACGATACTCCTCTTGAGGATCCACCGGTTCTTCTTTGATGCTAGGTACATCGCTACCAACTGAACTGTTGCTATCGCTGTTTGAGTTTTGGGTGCCAGCATAGGTGGCGCCACTGTGAACGGGTTGAGGCATATAAGCTAAAGTGGTTCTGGGGTAGTTGTTATTTTGCAGTCCCATCTGGACCTGCCTGGAGTGGAGGTTTTGTAAGTGTTTCCCCTGTTGGGTCTGAATAAGGTCGGAAAATAAACCATCATTAAACGCTGATTCGTCAATGAGGTTTTGTAGGTCCAAAGATATTTCTGGGGTGTTTAGGTCGTTAATGTCATTGCCACCAGGGTGGTGTTGTATCGGGCCACCCCCTTGCATTGCTAGTTGATGTTGTTTTAATAGGGCGGCAGTTTGCTTGGAGTTGCCATTGTTATTGTTTAAAGTggttaaattattgttattattattgttcaTAATAACTGACTTTTTAGGTTCTTGATTGATCACCGTTGCAGGATTGTGCTGTTGAGTATCGTACATCTGTGGCGAATCCATCATTCACGCAACCcaaatgaaaaagaaatttcGACAGTCAGTGGGAACTTTCACTTAGTGGGTCCACTTTCACTTTGGCCAAAAATCACGGATTTTTGGCCGCCGAAAAACCGTACGAATCCACCTTAAGTCACTTAAAttatcactttaaaaaaaaatttgaattaaataacgaaaaaagAAGTCCGAACCGAACGACGACGTTATCGCGggtactaataaataaaaactaggAAATTTTTGGGTACCACACGCGCTCCAAATTTAGTGCGTGCGCTTGCCCAACTGTGTCGATTGCGCTTTGCGACTGAACTGACTGAGCGGTGCGACggtatattttcttagtttccTTTCCTGCCTGCCGAGATCGCCGCTCTTTTGCTgccacaataataataataagaaaaaaagtacaacATGCGCAATGGCACGACGATTCGAAAGTGAAACCGGGGTGGTGCTACGGATGGGGTATAATAACTTGATTTTGTCGTTGACGTAATCGACGCCGTCGCATGCATGAATCGACGTCGACTTATTAttatgattagttttttaatcTAGGTGCGATTTTTTTTTCGTGCGTTTTTCTCAATTGGAGACGTCTGAGATGGTGAGTACCGCGTCGGTGAATGCGTCCCATTGTTTTTcgtcagttttttttaatgacacaaCAAAACCTTTTGTATGGGTTCCTTTTGACGTCtagttttttctaatattacgaATCTCTGATcgcatattaatattattttattttttgttttgatttcttTTCACTGACGTACACagaattatatcaaaaaaaatattattcttaaataaattttagatagAGTGCCtacaatataaacaaataatacaaTGTGCTCCcaaaaagtttttacaaaatctCACCATATAGTCGTGAAATCAAACTAGGCCGATTTAAAGCAACTTACATTTATCCGAAATTGCTCCGATTCCGACCTACAAGACagtaaagttaaaaaatgaaaattggcTTTTTGCTAAAACCCGCTAAAGATAGCGGTTTTCGctataattcggttttgagattGTTCGCTGTGGCAACgctatattcaaatattttaagtaaaaaaattttgtttttaggacgaaattaattcattaaacaATACGGATTTTATAAAACTTGTTAATGTTCGTTTGCATTCGTGAAAATAGAACATTTCAAGCAAAGATTTACACAcctaaggaaattaaaataaactcacTGCATAACTTCTGCATTAGGTCGCAGATTATTTGTTGCGGCTTGAATACGTTGCCATAGTTCCTCTTCATTTTTCACCATTGTCTTGTGTACCATGGACTTAATATGTCGCCAGAAAAGAAAATCCAAAGGAGTCAAATctactatttaaataatttctgacatttaatgaaaaatgtggtgaagcaccatcatgcataaaccacataTGCTTTGAAGAGGTAAATCTTGCAACATTCTGCAAAGTTGAAGAGGTAAATCTTGCAATAAATCCGGCAAAGCGTCTTGCAGATGCTGATAAATCTCTCCCATTAATCTTGGAGGTAGAATTACAggaacattttgaacaatttttataaattctatatcgtttagtaaatttatttcctatttaaataagacaagtaatttttttatttaaagtatttgaataTACCTTTACGACATCACACAACTAAAAACCGAATTATCGTAAAAACGCTAACTTTAGCGGATTTTAACAAAAGAgccttttttgtttaaaattgacgaggaaattgtattttttttacaaaaaagtaagaaactacactgaggaaaaaagttatggacattttaaaCCATTAGAGGTATAGTGTACATATTCGGGTTTCGCATCTCAAAAAACCcttggatacaaatttttaaagtgttacgttaaaaatgttcataaatttaaaaaaaaatcgatttttattttttaactctaCCGACTCTACCGAATCGGAGCAGTTTCGGACTAAGGTAGCTTTAAATCGACCTATTTTGATCTCACGAATTTCTTGTGAGATTTTGACAAACCCTTTGGCGATACCCTATATAATATTTGGGTATTGATTTGAACAGTTCTGAAGAAGAAaggtataatttatttaaaaaaaattaaccagaagaattaaattttctgggctccatttatatatttttgagtttaagtAACACCAGAAAAAATGTGACGGTGTAGGACCTGGTGATTTTGCCGGCTATTGTAGGGAGAGGATCTTTACCAACCAGCTTTCCCGGAAAAAACTGAgaggatttaaattaaatgtatccTCCTTCATGAGAATTTAATGTGgcattgaaattaaaattggatttaaCTATAATAGGGAAATTGTGGTCAATAAAGTTTCGTTTACAGagttaccaatttttttttcgatatacaagggaaatataaaaaattactaaagtgtttttttaagaataacctaaaaactattaaaagtatttgaacaattttcagatcttaattcaattttttaaatctgaatcTGGAgtttttgttggaaaaaatgaatgaaatatggttcaaatatttttacaaataataaaaaatatataaatttttacataataaaattctctaaactatttaagaaaaaaaaagtgcaaatagAGCCATTCTTTTAATGATATATTGAATAGCATCTTAACTATATTGGCTGTTACTTAACTTATGGAAAGTTACCTTATGAATAATTAAAAGATGTCTATATAAATTTATCTATCCTAAACTACATCTACCTAAGTATCACTATATAATTCCCAgttgaattattatattttatttttagatagcttaatataatgaagaaaaatatcTTTCTAGTTACTTCTCTCATAAGAATTATCTGATCCAGGGTCGTAAAGATAGTTTTTCAATTTCTCCATATAAAAAGTCTATTGCATGTGCATTGTTTTGATATgcaaaagtataataaaattgcCATGGTCTACCAAAAATCACATTGACACATATCTCGGAAAATTATGGCTCAAAGCTCAGTTTTTTCATCGAGATGTTTCTTAATTAAAGTATATGttcttttttgtatttgatacatattccagatatttattTCTCCAATATTGAAAGCCTTTAAACAACTAAAAGGAAGTGCTGTACCTTAGATCTAAAATTGGCTGAAAAAGTAGATGTTTTGGCTTCCCTATGCGCCAACTTATTAGCCAAAGTCTTAATCAAACCCAAGACAAACTTGAACTTTGACAAACGCTGACAAATTGAAGATCTGTGAGTTCAAAATTCAATAACGAATTCTTTCATAACTATTGACAAAAATCACTTACAGATGAAGCATGTGATCCCAATTTTATCATGTTTTCAATGTTTTATCGAATACCAAGAAAAAcgagtataaaaatattttgttttgggCGTTTTAATCACTGTTTTATTCAGAGATAATACATTTGACTAATGCAATTTActatgaatattaatataaaaatattaggaGTCTTCTCGAAGATATTCGAAATAAAACGAGTTTACgttcaagtaatttttaaacaaactttaagaatattattagaatattttttgttatgagGGTCATGTGTGGGTTGCACTTGCAGGGTCAGATCTGTGTTCTAAATCTCCAGGGGAGAAACAAAGTAGTGAgtaggtaattaattattaattttattttaaagtagttCTTGTGGAATATTGATTGTCTTAATTAAATACCGTTTCCAGAACAACATTTTCGTGCATAAAATCTCATTTTCTAGGACAGTAACATAAAAAGTTACTCATTCAGCATTTGCATTCAAAGGTacgagaaaaataataaattcattcatATGACGCATAAATTACAAGCGGTGTGGTTAGATGCAAATTAGTAGTAAAACATCCTTTAAAAAAGGacataaaaatgtctattaaaactcaatatttccaTCCAATTAACTATAAATGCATAATGTGCTCGCAGGGTCAGTGAACTTCCAATTTTGCTGGTAATTACTTAAACAAAAAGCGACACAGCatgtgtttttctttaatttttttttcggtttgcTTACTACAGCATTTATTCATATGTTTGTACttagatataaataattattgtctATCTGTTATTCCGCGATGTTTTACTGATCGTTACCGGATGTTTTATAAGATTTTCGCTAAAAATTAgcgaaaaattatgaaatactCTCGATCTTAGAAAACGTTTTGAACGTGTATTGACGTATCAATCAGAACtttattgttaaaacatttgAATTGCCAGCGCTGCTTAGACCTTTTGTGACTTTGACGCATGCCActtataaattgaaattaaggAAAGtcgtgtattaaaaaattaaattaaattttgaaaataaatctttatcAGCTGGttccattataatttttttttagaataaatcgcgaataagtttttttatgggCCGTTATTTATAGTTCATGTGGCACATAAACTGTACATATATAAATTGAAACATGTGATTGTATCTTTAATTCAAACCAAACTTATCTTGTGGCGAAACATGTTTGGAGATCCTAagcaaaatgtttataaataagaaGCTACAAAGTCAGTTAATTAAAAAGGCTGATTAGTAAATTTTCTAACTtcttgaaaaaacttaaaaaacacaagtatcttaaaaaaaaaaaataaacctcaTTTATCATATCTGGATATAATAAGGGCACGCATTTTTATCTGGATTTTTTAACtgaatcaatcaatcaaatatgctttattgtcaaaaaatttaaaaattttgtagacaaagctatacataaaaagcaaaacacagAAGTATATAAATCAGaatacaagtactaaataaatatatacaaaactgggtacaaaagacataaatgtacctggtcaaatttcCTATACTtaatgtaaaaagtaagaaaataggaaaataaataaaaatactaataagaaagtaaaaataaaaaaagtaaaaaaagtaacaaaaacagtcaaaaacattaatacaatgtttaaaaagtcaaaaaagtgtttaaattttatagaagtttagcaatacaaaatattgctattctacatcataaaaaatttaataattagccaacatagtgctgtaatttgttgatcaagatagtatggtttacacaatcaaaagccttggagaaatcacagaaaatagttgctgttgaatgatgaTTGTTTATACTGGAGTAAACACTGTTAAAAAGGGAGAACATAGCATCATTAGTGCATTTATTATTCAAGAAGCCAAATTAATGGGGagttagtattttttatttaaacatatattttccacctttatgcaagggaataattattgcagtcttcaGGCAGTTAGGAAAGACCCCAATTTGAAATGATTTGTTAATTAGGTTTCTCAGATAGTTTAAGGTGTTATCAAGCAGATTTGAGAACATTTTTAGAGTAAGaccatctgtaccagatgataatttgtttcttatttcatttattgtattTTGAAGCTCTGTTATTAGTACAGGGGTAAAAAAGAAACTCTGTAAGTTTTCATTAgagagatatgaaagtggatcatgagaAGGTGTTATAGTTGTCATTAGGTTTTTAGCCTTACAAAGTAATCGTTGAGATTCTCAGGTGAAAAAGGGATAGTGCTAGTtgaagaaggcttatttcttaaatcgttaacaatagaccatgtttctttagcaaCGTTA of the Anthonomus grandis grandis chromosome 3, icAntGran1.3, whole genome shotgun sequence genome contains:
- the LOC126734268 gene encoding CCAAT/enhancer-binding protein, translating into MMDSPQMYDTQQHNPATVINQEPKKSVIMNNNNNNNLTTLNNNNGNSKQTAALLKQHQLAMQGGGPIQHHPGGNDINDLNTPEISLDLQNLIDESAFNDGLFSDLIQTQQGKHLQNLHSRQVQMGLQNNNYPRTTLAYMPQPVHSGATYAGTQNSNSDSNSSVGSDVPSIKEEPVDPQEEYRRQTSCSILPNNYGIPGGYPSNPTFTTLNPSPVIHHQINMSAMKNKSSMLNQHVSRKNMKPCDKNSDEYRRRRERNNIAVRKSREKAKVRTRETEEKVKILIKENERLQKRIELLTEELNVLRSLFSNVSMGALPEHVHREINKHLDTFQLQQQQHMSEDNRQRMMDIVHDYGP